In the Sandaracinus amylolyticus genome, AGGAGGCGCTCCAGGCCGTCCGCGACATGCGCGAAGCCCGCAAGCGCGCCTGATCGCTCAACGCAGCGTCTTCACCGCCGCCGCGATCCGCCCGACTCCCGCCGAGATCAGCTCGCGCGACGTCGCGTAGCTCAGCCGCACGTAGCCCGGCGCGCCGAACGCCGATCCCGGCACCACCGCGCTCTTCGCCTCTTCGAGCATCCACGACGCGACCGCCACGTCGTCCGCGAGCACCGCGCCGTCCGCGGTCTTCCGCCCGATCAGGCCCTTCACGCTCGGGAACGCGTAGAACGCGCCTTCCGGAACGCGGCAGCTGATCCCCGCGATCCCATTGAGCCCGCTGACCATCAGATCGCGGCGCGCCTCGAACTCGCGCACCATCGCGTCGAGCTCGGCCTTGTCGCCCTGGAGCGCGGCGATCGTCGCGTGCTGCACGAAGGACGTCGGGTTCGTCGTCGACTGGCTCTGCACCATCTCGCACGCGTCGCAGAGCGCCTTGGGCGCGATCATCCAGCCCATGCGCCAGCCGGTCATCGCGTACGTCTTGCTCGCGCCGTCGACGATCACGAGCCGATCGCGCAGCTCCGGCGCGATGCTGAGCAGCGAGCGCTGCTGGAACCCGCCGTACACCAGCTGCGCGTAGATCTCGTCGACGATCACCCAGACGTTCGGGTGCTTCGCGAGGACCGCCGCGATCGCGCGGAGCTTGTCCTCGGAGTACGCGCCGCCCGTCGGGTTCGACGGCGAGCAGAGGATGAGGCCCTTCGTCTTGGGCCCGATCGCCTTCTCGAGCGCGTCCGGGCGCAGCAGGAACCCGTCCTCCTCGCGCGTCTCGACGATCTTCGGGGTCGCGCCGACGAGCAGCACCTGCTCCGGGTAGCTCACCCAGTAGGGCGCCGGGATGATCACCTCGTCGCCCGGCTCGAAGAGCGCGACCGCGAGGTTGTAGAGCGTGTGCTTCGCGCCGACCGAGCAGACGATGTCGTCGGCCCCCGGGCGCACGCCGCGGCGCTTCTCGCAGTCGTCCTGGATCGCCGTGATCAGCGGGGCGATGCCGCGGACCCGCGTGTACTTCGTCGCGCCCTTGTCGATCGCCGTCTTCGCCGCCTCGCGGATGTGCGCGGGCGTCGGGAAGTCCGGCTCGCCGACGCCGAAGGAGATCACGTCGATCCCCTGGGCGCGGAGGGCCGCAGCGCGGTCCGAGATGGCGATCGTCGCCGAGGGCTTGATGACCGAGAGGCGCGAAGCGAGGGACGGCATGGCGGGCTGCGCCTTATCACGTGACGCGTTGCGTCGCTAGGCGCGCCCTGCGGGAAACCCGGGTGGAACAAGAGGAAAAGCCGGGATGGTCGCCCCTCCCGGCTTCGCCTCACGAAACGGTCACTCAGCTGAGCGTGACGTCAGATCGGGCCGCCACCACCCTGCGCGGGAACGACCATGAAGACCTCGCGGCTGTCGACGACGCTGCGCGCGCGCCCGAGCGTCCGGATGGTCGCGCGGAACACCTGCGCGGTCGCGCCGCCGGGCTGGAAGTCGTTGTAGAAGTCGGCCTCGAACACGACGCGCGTGTCGGGCGCGACGTTGTAGAAGGTCGTCTCGTCGTGGCGGTCGTAGCCGGTGGGGGCGTTGGGGATGCCCCGGTTCGGGCGGATCGCCTTGATGAAGTCGGTCGTGTCGAAGCCCGCCGGCAGGCGCGTCTCGGTCGCGTCGGGCACGGTGTCGGTCGTGATGTCCTGGCGGCTCGATCCGATGATCTCGGTGAGCGCCTGCACGACCAGGTTCGAGGTCTCGCTCTGCTCGCCCTCGAACACCAGCGGCGTGGTGCCGTCGCCGCGGAACGAGCGGGTCGCGGTCGCGAGCGTGCGGTACTGGTCGGTGCCGTTCTGCGCGCCGACCGACACACCGACGAAGATCGCGCCCCGCGCGTTGAGCGCGCTGACGAGCTGATCGAAGAGCGGCACCGCGCCGACGCTCGGGTAGTAGTTCCCCTGGCCGGGGCCGTTGTTCATCGTCGCGTCGGACATCAGCACGATGATCGGCACGCGCCCCTCGACGAAGCATCCCCAGCCGTACGGCCGCGGGTCGTCGGGACCGACGCCGGGGCAGTCGACGAGCGTGTTCACCATGCGCGTCGGGGTCTTCGGCGGGTTCGGGTGCGCCGGTCCGTTCGTCGGCGTGGAGCTGCCGCCCTGGTAGCGGGCGAACGCGGTCCCCTCGATCAGCGCGTACATCGCCGGGACCTGCGACTCGGGCTCGAGGCCGCCCGAGTGGGCTCGCAGGTTCGACGTCGCCGCCTGCGCGACCGACGGGTCGGGGCTCAGGTTGCT is a window encoding:
- a CDS encoding MSCRAMM family adhesin SdrC, whose product is MRRMLIIGAALALAGAVGTGCTPGRSGPDNGGGGRRGDGGGLGLPDGFVSGCDDDTDTDGDDIADAREGTTSDTDGDGTSNHLDDDSDGDGILDSAETTSGNVCAPTDSDLDGIPNAFDTDSDNDGLTDREERMAGTDATRPDSDGDGIDDLTETAAGSSPTDGSSVPPEGTLYVTVPYHPPTGPEGEHPRREFEFQTRLRSADVVFLVDTTGSMSGTISDVQSELSSTIIPGIDAALGADGDARYAMAAHGDFAEGGDNYVGALTIFSNLSPDPSVAQAATSNLRAHSGGLEPESQVPAMYALIEGTAFARYQGGSSTPTNGPAHPNPPKTPTRMVNTLVDCPGVGPDDPRPYGWGCFVEGRVPIIVLMSDATMNNGPGQGNYYPSVGAVPLFDQLVSALNARGAIFVGVSVGAQNGTDQYRTLATATRSFRGDGTTPLVFEGEQSETSNLVVQALTEIIGSSRQDITTDTVPDATETRLPAGFDTTDFIKAIRPNRGIPNAPTGYDRHDETTFYNVAPDTRVVFEADFYNDFQPGGATAQVFRATIRTLGRARSVVDSREVFMVVPAQGGGGPI
- a CDS encoding pyridoxal phosphate-dependent aminotransferase, which codes for MPSLASRLSVIKPSATIAISDRAAALRAQGIDVISFGVGEPDFPTPAHIREAAKTAIDKGATKYTRVRGIAPLITAIQDDCEKRRGVRPGADDIVCSVGAKHTLYNLAVALFEPGDEVIIPAPYWVSYPEQVLLVGATPKIVETREEDGFLLRPDALEKAIGPKTKGLILCSPSNPTGGAYSEDKLRAIAAVLAKHPNVWVIVDEIYAQLVYGGFQQRSLLSIAPELRDRLVIVDGASKTYAMTGWRMGWMIAPKALCDACEMVQSQSTTNPTSFVQHATIAALQGDKAELDAMVREFEARRDLMVSGLNGIAGISCRVPEGAFYAFPSVKGLIGRKTADGAVLADDVAVASWMLEEAKSAVVPGSAFGAPGYVRLSYATSRELISAGVGRIAAAVKTLR